A single region of the Deinococcus malanensis genome encodes:
- a CDS encoding aspartate/glutamate racemase family protein, with the protein MKTLALIHTTPVTVSAMKALAAERAPGVRIINLLDDSLLPDVMQAGQPTTDVTGRLRAYANAAVNAGADVVMCCCSSVGGAVDDLRAELPVPFLRIDEPMARQAVQLGERVGVIATVGSTLEPTARLIERAAADAGKAAEVERVLVEGAYDALMAGQPEQHDALVSAALQGLAQRTDVVVLAQASMARLIPGLGETRTPILSSPDSGLTRALEALQ; encoded by the coding sequence ATGAAAACCCTGGCCCTGATCCATACCACCCCCGTGACCGTGAGCGCCATGAAGGCCCTGGCCGCTGAGCGCGCGCCGGGAGTACGCATCATCAACCTTCTCGACGATAGCCTGCTTCCGGACGTGATGCAGGCCGGGCAGCCCACCACGGACGTGACCGGCCGCCTGCGCGCCTACGCGAATGCCGCCGTGAATGCCGGTGCGGACGTGGTGATGTGCTGCTGCTCGTCGGTCGGCGGGGCAGTCGATGACCTCCGGGCCGAGCTGCCGGTCCCGTTCCTCCGCATAGACGAACCTATGGCCAGACAGGCCGTGCAGCTGGGCGAGCGGGTTGGCGTCATTGCCACCGTCGGTTCCACGCTGGAACCTACCGCCCGCCTGATCGAGCGCGCGGCAGCGGACGCGGGCAAAGCCGCCGAGGTCGAGCGGGTGCTGGTCGAAGGTGCCTACGACGCCCTGATGGCCGGGCAGCCGGAGCAGCACGACGCTCTGGTCAGCGCTGCATTGCAGGGGCTCGCACAGCGTACCGACGTGGTGGTTCTTGCGCAGGCCAGCATGGCGCGCCTGATTCCCGGACTCGGCGAGACCCGCACGCCCATCCTGAGCAGCCCGGACAGCGGGCTGACACGTGCCCTGGAGGCCCTGCAATGA